The Megasphaera elsdenii DSM 20460 genome includes the window TGTACCGGACACGGCGATTTCCCGGATTCCCGGTACCGTCGATTCGTCACGGCAGTAGAGGGCCTTATTGATCGTCATGGAATGAGACGCCGCACTGCGCTGGCCATTGGGCGCAACGACAGTCAGGCGGCAGTCGTGGGATGCCAGCTCCCGTTTCAGCGTCTGAAGGCCCGGGGCCTTCAAACCGTCATCATTGGTCAACAAAATATGCATAGTCGAACTCCTTACTTCTTGTTTTCTTTCCGCAATAAGGCCGCGCTTTCATAAGACAGGGCCCGCGTATGCAGCGTGTGACTCCATTTCATCTTATGCCGGTCTTTGAAACCGAGGAAGTTGACGGGAATCCAGCTGTACATGAAAATCGGATAAATAATGAGATAAGCCCATGATTTCGGCGGCACTTTGATCTGCAAGAGGACGATGACCGGGATGAGGTACTGTCCGACGCCGATGATCGTCCAAATCTGGACGGGCACGATGGCATTGAGGATATTGGTGTAAAAAGGCAGGTAGGAATTGATTGAAGCCAGGACGGCATAAATCGTCGAAGCCATCATGAAGAACGGCTGGGACAAGGTAATGATGCCGTCGAGCATGCGGATGTTGCCGGTCTTGATGCCCCGGGCGAAGAGCTTGGGAATGAAGCGTTCGCCACAGTCACACTGGCCCTGGGCCCAGCGCTTGCGCTGGCGGCAGGACTGCATGAAGCCGACGACCTTTTCGTCATAAATGATGGCGTCGTGGGCCCAGCAGGTGCGGACGCCTTCCAGGAGGACTTTCATGGAAAATTCCATATCTTCCGTCAGGCAGTCACAGCCCCAGCCGTACTTGCGGACGATTTCCGTGGCGATGCACATGCCCGTGCCGCCCAGGGCCGTCGACAAGCCGATGTTGTACTTGGCCAAATGCCACATGTGGTTGATGAGCCAGAAGGCGATGGAAAAGGTGCCGGCAATCCACGAGTCCGTCGGATTCTTAGAATCCATATAGCCCTGGATGACCTTTTCCCCCTTGCAGAGGTGGTTGTTCATTTCCCGCAGAAATTCCGGATGGACCAGATTATCCGCATCGAAGACGACGAAGGCGTCGTACTGCTTTTCCTGGGCCAGCATCTGCGAGAACATCCAGTCCAGGGCATAGCCCTTGCCGACTTGTTCCTTATTGGTCCGCACTTTGACGATGGCCCCGTGTTCACGGCAGATGTCGGCCGTATGGTCCGTGCAGTTATCGGCGACGACGTAGATGTCATACATATCCTTAGGATAGTTGAGCTGCTTCAGGTTGTCGATGAGCTGCCAGACGACTTTTTCTTCGTTATGCGCGCAAATAACGGCAGCGAAGGTATTCTTAGGCGCTACCGTAATGCGTTCCCGCCGCTTCATGAGGCCGAAGCAGGCCAGGATGAAATAATACAGGGAATAAAAAACGATGATGACCTGTATGGGTATCATGATGATATCCAAGATGTGTTCCATATGCGACTCTCCCTAAAGACTTAGCGAGCAGCTGCGACGTTCATGGCCGTATTGACTAACCCGAAGACGATGTACAGTAAGAAGGGCATGGTGATGACCAGATGCCAGTCGACAAAGGCCAGGACCAGGGCACCGAAGACCAGGGCGATAGCCAGGGCCGATTTGTGGAGTACGTCCGGGCTGGCCCCTTTGAAATCGGGGTTGTGGACCTTGCTGACCAGATGATAGCCCAAGAGGACGACGAAAATGGCCAGCAGCCAGGCCGGCAGGACGGCTCCGGAAATGACATACGTCGCGATGAGGCAGCCGCCGTTCGGGATAGGCATGCCCTGGAAATAGCCATGGATGACGCCGGTATTCAAGTTGAACCGGGCCAGACGGATACCGCCGAGGGCGGCATAGATGATGGCCGGGATGGCGCCGATCCAGCCCAGGGACTGCAGCGAATAGGAATAAATCAAAAAGGCCGAAGCCGCCCCGAAGGATACGACATCGGACAAGGAATCGAGTTCCTTGCCAAAATCACCGGCGACGCCCAGAGCGCGGGCCGAACGGCCGTCGCAGGCGTCGCAGACCATGGCCAGCAGGATGCAGACACCGGCCCAGGTATAGAGCCCGTGGAGGGTCATGATCATACTCAGGACCCCGAAACTGAGGTTCCCTGAGGTAAACAGACACGGTATTACATTTTTCATTGGACAATCCTCCCTATGACTGATTCACCGCCGCGGACTTTATCGCCCTTCTTGACCGTGATTTCCACATTGTCGCGGACATAGATTTCCGCACAGGAACCGAATTTGATCATACCGTACAGCTGGCCGTGCTGCAGTTCGTCGCCCAAGGTGACCCAGGAGACGATGCGCCGCGCCAGGATGCCGGCAATGATGGTGACCAGGATATCCGTATGGGCTGAATGGATGCCGATGGAATAGCGTTCATTTTCATAGCCGACGCCTTCTTTATAGGCCGGACGGAAGCGGCCGCAGGTATATTGCTGGAAATCGATGGTCCCGGCCAGCGGTGCCCGGTTGACATGGGCATCGAAGATGGACAGGAAAATGATGATTTTCCGGCACTTCTGGTTGAGGTACGAATCTTCTTCTACGTCTTCGACGCCGACGACAGTCCCATCTGCCGGCGACACCAGGAGCCGTTCATCAGCCGGTATGGTCCGGCTGGGATTTCGGAAGAAATAGGTAAAATACCCGGCCAGCAGCAACGGCAGGACCGCTACATAGGCATTGAGGAAATATCCGGCGGCGACAGCCAGCAACAGGGGCACGATAATGAAGGGGTATCCGTCTTCTACGATATAAGGTTTGTTCAAGACATCACTTTTCAACTCATCACCTCATCACTTAGCCCGGCCGCCCAGCTTGACAGCCGCGACGAATTTCGGCAGCGCCAGCATGCGCTTGAACCGGGTCGGCTCTTTCAACAGGCGATAGAGCCATTCCAGGCGGTTATCCTGCATCCACTTCGGAGCCCGGCCGGCTTTGCCAGCCAGGACGTCGAAAGTTCCGCCGACACCCATGCAGACGCAGGGGCCGAGTTCATAAAGATGCTCGGATATCCATTTTTCCTGTTTCGGCACGCCTAAGGCGACCAAGAGGATGCGCGTCCCCTGGCTGCGGATATCTTCGATGATATCCTTTTCTTCATCGGCCGAAAAGAATCCCGAATGAGTCCCGGCGATATGAAGGGACCCGATTTGCTGCTGCACATTGGCCGCAGCCTGTTCAGCGATGCCCGGAGCACCGCCAAAGAGGTAGACAGGAGTTTGGCGTGCGGCTGCTTCTTGGAGCAGACTGCACGCCAAATCGACACCTGTCACGCGTTCTTTAAATTTCTTGCCCTGCTGTTCTGCAGCCCACAGGACGCCGGCCCCGTCGGGAACTACCAGGTCGGCATGCTGGAGGATATGGGCCAGTTCGCGGTCCGTCTGGGCCCGCATGACCATTTCTGCATTGGCCGTCGCAATGGAAGCGGCCCGGCCTTCGTCGATGCACTTAAAGGCCAGGTTACGAGCTTCTTCCATAGTGACGTTCCATATAGGGATGGACAAGATATCGATGGTACTAATCAACGTATCCCTCCGCCCTGCTTAGTTTACGCTGTAGTTCGGAGCTTCTTTCGTGATATTGACATCATGCGGATGGCTTTCACGAAGACCAGCTGCGGTAATCTGGATGAACTGCGTATTTTCAATCATTTCTTTAATGTTGTGGCAGCCACAGTAACCCATGGATGCGCGGAGACCGCCGACCATCTGGTAAATCGTGTCAGCTGCCGGTCCTTTGTACGGTACACGGCCTTCGATGCCTTCGGGGACGAGCTTCTTAGCGTCTTCCTGGAAGTAACGGTCCTTACTGCCACATTCCATCGCAGCCAGGGAGCCCATGCCGCGGTATTCTTTGTAGCTGCGGCCCTGGTAGATGACCGTTTCGCCCGGGCTTTCTTCCGTGCCGGCCAGGAGGTTGCCCATCATGACGACGTTGCCGCCGGCAGCGATGGCTTTGGCCATATCACCGGAATATTTGATGCCGCCGTCGGCGATGATGGGGATACCATAGCGCTGAGCGACTTTAGCACATTCATAGACGGCTGTGATCTGCGGTACGCCGATACCAGCGACGATACGGGTCGTGCAGATGGAGCCAGGGCCGATGCCGACTTTGACAGCGTCGACGCCACATTCGATGAGGGCTTCCGTAGCGGCGCCCGTAGCGACGTTGCCGGCGATGACCGGGAGGTGCGGATACATCTTCTTGATTTCTTTCAGCGTATTGAGGACGCCCAGGGAATGGCCGTGAGCCGTATCGATGACGACGACGTCGACTTTGGCTGCGACGAGGGCATCGAGGCGGTCCGTCATGTCATGGGTTACGCCGACAGCAGCGGCGACCAGGAGGCGGCCATTACCGTCTTTGGCCGAGTTCGGGTATTTCGTAGCTTTTTCGATATCCTTGATGGTAATGAGGCCTTGCAGGTTACCTTCTTTATCGACAAGGGGTAATTTTTCAATGCGGTGCTTGCGGAGAATTTCTTTAGCTTCTGCCAGGGATGTGCCGACAGGAGCGGTAATCAGGTTTTCTTTGGTCATGATGTCACCGATGCGGCGGCTCATGTCTTCTTCAAAGCGCATATCACGGTTGGTGATGATGCCGACGAGTTTGCCATCGACCGTGATGGGGACGCCGGAGATGCGGTACTTGCCCATCAATTCATTGGCATCAGCCAGGAGATTATCGGGATGAAGGAAAATCGGGTCGATGATGATGCCGTGTTCCGACCGTTTTACTTTGTCGACTTCCCGCGCCTGGGCGGCGATGGACATGTTCTTATGAATAACGCCGATACCACCTTCGCGGGCAACGGCAATAGCCATAGGAGCTTCTGTAACGGTATCCATACCAGAGCTCATAATAGGAATATTCAGTTTGATATCGCGCGTCAGGTTCGTCGAAACGTCGACTTCCTTCGGAAGCACGTCGGATTTTGCCGGAACCAGGAGAACGTCATCAAATGTCAAACCTCTCATACCAAATTTATCAGATCTCATATTTGCACCTCTGTTTTGAAAAATATAAGAAACTAAGGGGAAATACCCCTAAATAGCTTATCCCTTATTATAACTGAAATCAACTCGTATGTACATATATTACAGAAAAATTTCTGTCAGTTATTTAAAAGTCCGGCAAAAGTCTGGCCAAAACGCCGCTTCAAGGGCGCCTCGGCCTGGGCCGTATCCTCGTGGTCCAGCCACCACTGCCGGGCTGCATCGCGGGCTGCCGCCAGGATGGGCACATCGCTCAGGATGTCGGCGGCCTTCAAATCGGGCAGTCCGTGCTGCATGTAGCCGAAGAGCTGGCCCGAACCGCGCAGGAGCAGATCTTTTTCGGCTAGCGTGAAGCCGTCATGTATCTGTTCCATCCATTTCAGGCGCTGCCGCGTCTCGTCGCTGCCGCCCTTGGCCATGAGGATGCAATAGGCCTGCTGGTCGCCGCGGCCGACGCGGCCCCGCAGCTGATGGAGCTGGGCCAGGCCGAAGCGTTCGGCGCCGTCGATGAACATGACCGTCGCGTTAGGGACGTTGACGCCAACTTCGATGACACTCGTCGCGACCAGGAGCTGTATATCCCCTTTCTGGAAGGCTTCCATGACGGCTTCTTTTTCTTTGCCGGCCATGCGGCCGTGGACGAGGCCGCATGGCCGCTTGGTAAAGACCTGGGTCCGCAGCTGTTCATAGAGTTCCGTCGCCGCCTGCAAGTCGACTGTCTCCGACGCTTCGACGAGGGGACAGACGACGTAACACTGCTGGCCCTGGGCCATGAGCTTGTCCATGAAAACATAGACCCGCCGGCGCAGAGCTTCGCCGACGGCATAGGTCTTGACCCGTTTCCGGCCCGGCGGCATCTCGCGGATGGACGACACGTCCAGGTCACCATAGAGGGACAGGGTCAGCGTCCGGGGAATGGGCGTGGCCGTCATGAACAGGGCGTGCGGCTCTTTTCCCTTCTGTTCCAGGGCTGACCGCTGGCGGACGCCGAAGCGGTGCTGTTCGTCCGTGACGACCAGTCCCAGGCAGCGGAAGGCCACGTCGTCCTGGATGAGAGCATGGGTCCCGATGAGGATGTCGATCCGGCCGTCAGCCAGGTCTGCCAGCAGCTGTTTCCGTTCTTTTGCCGTCGTCCGGCCGGTCAATAAGGCGATGCGCACGTCCAGGCCCTGGAAGAGGCGGCAAAATTCGTCGTAATGCTGGGCCGCCAGGATACCCGTCGGCGCCATGAGGGCCCCTTGGTAGCCATTCTCGACGATTTTCGCCAGGGCCAGGGCGGCGACGACGGTCTTGCCCGAGCCGACATCGCCCTGGACCAGGCGCTGCATGGGGACTTCGCTTTCCATGTCGGCCTGGATATCGAGGAAGGCCTGGGTCTGGCCTTTCGTCAGGGTAAAGGGCAGGTGCTCATAAAAGGTCTTGAGCAGCTTGCCATTGGGACTGCATTTGAGGCCTTGGCGCTTGCCTTCATGGCGCCGACGCAGGAGCAGGCCGAGCTGCATGTCGAAGAGCTCTTCAAAGGCCAGCTGGCGCCGGGCCTGTTCCCGTTTCTCCATAGAATCGGGAAAGTGTATCTGCTCATAGGCTTCGAGCGTCGGCATGGTGGCAAAGGGCGACTGGCGGCAGCCGTCCCAGCCCGGCAGGATGTCCAGATGCTCCCTGGCCAGGTCCAGGGCCTGGCGCACGGCTTTGCGGATATCCTGCTGGCGCAGGCCATCGGTCAGGCCGTACAGGGGGACGAAGCCCTCGCCTTCGGCCCGCCCTTCTTCCGTGTCAGGCCCATTCATCTGACGGCGGCCATAAGCCCATTCCAGCTTGCCAAAAGCCGTCAAAGTCATGCCCACGCGTAACTGGCGTTTCTTGAAAGCCTGGTTGAACCAGACCAGCTCGACCGCCCCCGTCCCGTCGCTGACCCTGACTTTCAACAGCGACAGGCCCCGGCGGGGCCGCATTTCCTGGACTGACGCGACGGTCCCGCAGAGGACCAGGGACTTCCCCGTCCCGCACGGGGCCTGGCCGATGGGCCAGATATGGCTGCGGTCTTCGTAGTCGCGGGGAAAATATTGCAGCAAGTCGGACACCGTCGCCAGATGAAGCCGGGCAAACAGGGCTTCTTTGCGCGGTCCGATGCCTTTTAAATCGCGAATAGAAAAATTCATACCAAAAACTCCTTGTCAAATATTCGTTTTTATTGTATCATATTTCGTAGGCTTTTTATAAAAAATAAAACTTGCTTTACCTAATAATCTGTGATAAGATTTATATGTTGTACTGTGATGGTGCAGGGAGGTGTAACCAATGGCAAACTTTTGCGAAATCTGTGGTAAAGGAACAATGAGCGGCATGAATGTCAGCCATTCCCACTTGAAAACGAAAAAAACCTGGAAACCGAATATCCAGCGTGTCCGCGCTGTCGTCGACGGCGAAGTAAAACGAGTTAATGTTTGCACTCGTTGCCTTCGTTCCGGTAAAGTCCAGCGTGATGTTTAAGGATGATAAAAAAAGCGTTGTCTGTGAAGACAACGCTTTTTTTAGTGGCTCGTGGCGCCCCTACATGCGGCCCGCAAACGGCGAACGGCGAACGGCGGGACGCCCTTTGGGCGTCCCCTACATGCATATGTATCTTGCCAGGCGGGCCGCCCGGTCTTCGATTCCTTCGTTCTGGAGGATGCTCTTGGGGGCATTGGCCGTTTCGATGAGGGCGAAGTACGGCGGCAGGATGAAGTTCTTGTTGCAGTTCATGGCGTCGATGACCTGTTCGGCTACGATGTCGCCGCCGCTGTAGCCGGAAACGACCAGGGCATAGACTTCCTTTCTGGCAAAGGCCGCTTCTTCCTTGCGGAACAAGGCCGTCAGCCTGTTGAAGAAAGCCATAATGTTGGCGCTGACGGCGTCGTTATAATTCGGACAGACAAGGACGATGACATCCCCTTTGCGGACAGCGGGATAGACTTTTTCCACCATGACGCCGCCGTAGAAACAGTCCCCTTTTTCACCGAAATGGAGGCACGTTTCATAGCTGCAGCCCCGGCAGTCGACGACAGTCCCATTGCGCAGGGAAATTTCCGTGACCCTGGCCTTCCCCTGTAAATGGCGCTGCACCATTTCCCAGAGGAGGAGCGTGTTCGACGTGCGGCGGCTGCTGGCGTGGAGGACGACGACGTCCTTAGTCTTCCCGGTCCCGTCGGGCCGGGTGAAAGCCAGCAGTTTACTGACCAGGCGGCCGGCACTGACGGCGTAGGCTTCCTCATTGGAAAGGCCCTGGATCTGAGCCTGGGTATTAAAATTATAAAGGGATCCCGTAGCCTCGACAAGGGGCTTGCCGGGAAAGACACAGCCGGCCTGATTGGCAAAGAAAATCAGCTCCCGGCCTATTTTTTTTGTAAAAAACTCCCCCTGCCCGTCGACGAGGACGGCACCGCGGCAGCCGGCCAGACAATGGCGGTGGCGGACCAGACAGGATACGAGGTGGACATAGGACAGGCTGACGCCGGCCTTGGGCAGGGCGACGGCGAAGAGGACAGCTGTCCCCTCTTTTTCGGCCCGCGTCCGGACGCACCAGCGCAAGAAGGCCTTTTCCCGTTCGATGACCTGATACGTCCGCCCTTCCAGGGCCCGGCTGAGAACGCGGCCGATGCGCTCCGTATGACCGGCTTCGTCCCAGCCGACCTTCACGACTAACAGCATAGAACAGCCCCCTTCCTAGACGAGACGGCTCAACGCCGTATAGGCCCGCTTCCAGCGTTCGTACAGGGCCGGGCAGGCACAGACGTCTTCATAAGTCACCTGGCCGCCGGCGACGCGGTTCTTGACGCCGAAAAAGGCTCCCTTCGATGCATCGCCGAGATAGACTGAGCCATAATGCCACTGGCCCCGAAGGGTCAGGATGATCGACAGGGCCGCTGACGACAGGGCCGGCGCGATATAGGGCTTATAGCCCAGGTCGCGGACGGCGATGTTGGCATGGACGACGAGGTCCGTCAGCTCCCGCGACAAGGCGTCGTCGTAGTCTTCCATGCTGTCGGCGATGACCAGGTCCGCCCCATGGGGGCCAAAGGCCCGGCCTTCCGTCAGGTAGTGGGCAAAACGCGGATTTTTCTTGGCGTAATAGCAGGCCCGGGCATGCATGACGCCCAGGCCATAGCCCTGGATCTGGGCCGGATGGAGGCCCGATTCCGTCAAGAAGGCCCGGCACAAGGGGTCGACCGGATCCGATACGATACAGACCTGGCCGCCGAAGCCCGCCTGGCGGGCCAGGCCGGCATAGTGGGCGATGAGGCTGCGGTTGGCTTCGAGCTGGGCCATGCGTACATCGCCGCCGGCTCCGACAGGCGGCACGCCCTTGCTGGCACAGAAGATAAAGACGTCGCAGTCGAAGACGTCTTCTTCCCCGACGACCGTCACGGCTGGCAGGACCGGGTCCGGACAGCCTTCCTGGCCGGCAAAGGGATAGCGAATCTGGTTCATTTCCATTTCCAGACGGGCCAGGTTCTTCTCATTGATGTCGCACATGCCGACGGAAGCGATGACGTCCTGCCCGGCCAGGAGCAGTCCGATGAGCATGGTCGTCCCCACATCGCCTAAGGCGACGATGTGGACGCGGGCTTTCCGGGCCAGCTGCGGCGCCCTGTCGAGAGGCATGGCAGACGCCCCGATGTCAGCGGGTAAATCGTGGATCCATTTATTCAAAGTCTTCATCTCCTTCTCCCCAGCGCAGGCGGATGAGCCGTTCGATATCGTTCTTGATGAACCGCGTCGGGTCCATGTTCTCATCGAACTTAACGCCGACGTCGATATCGGGGATGCGCGGGTACGTAATAACTTCGCCGAGCCGCTTCAGGGTCAGGCGCTTTTCAAACGTTTCCTGATAGACGTCCTGCAAGGTTTCCATGATGGACGCGGCGTTCTGCAGGCACGTCAGGGAATAGAGGTAATCGGCTTCGCTCTTCCCCTTGCCGATGAAGGCCGGCTTGACATAGGGAAGGACCAGGTTGATCGACGGGTTGCGGCCGTAACCGCTGTAGTTATGGGCATTGTCCAGGCTGTCGCCGCCGATGAAAGGATAGCAGTCCCTTTCATTGAGCCAGACTTCCAGGCTGGGCAGGAAATAAGCGCTTTCGGCACGGATGTTCTTTTCTTCCATCATATCCATGGCCTGACCGGTCATGACGCCGACCAGGACTTCTTTGATCTCTACGTCGTTCTGTTCCAGATAAGGCGTCAGCATGCGCATGCGATGGCCCTTGTGCAGGAGGTCGTCAATGAGGATGACCGGCCGGTTGAAGGACTTGATGGTCTTGACCTGGTTGTCGACGGACGAATAATGCTGACACTCTGCAATGGTAAAGCCCTTGACGGTGCGGTTGAAATACTTGTCGATATGGAGGCCCTTAGTGACCGTATTGGGCACGAGGACATCGCTCAGGGCCTTGCCGAAGGGGACCGACATGTACGGCCCGCGGCGCTTCTTCTTATCTTCGACGATGGAGACACCGTTGATTTCAGCCACCTTCTTGATGATCTTGTTGTAAAAGGCACTCATGTTGAACGACAAGATGAGCTGGCCCGGATAAATGTGGTTCATGACCGACAGTAAGTTGTTGTGAGCCTCATAGATAGCCCGGCGGACGCGGGGATTCTTATTGAAGGGGTTCTTGATGGTCGTCTCGACGTCGCGGAAAATGACGATAGGCGACTTCATATTGACAGCATAAATCGGCTGTTCCCCAGACGGAGCAATGTTGACGAAGCCCTGGCGGCGCAAAGCGTCGATGACGGTCGCTTCATAGCCGGCCGGATCGACGGGATGGTAGACGGCATAAGCGAAGTCGCGGGCAATGAGTTCCGTCAGGATTTCCGTAATGATGATCTGGCTGACGTTGGCAATGCCGGCCATATCATCGGCATAGAGGAAGCCGATGCAGGCAATGCCGCCGTCGGCCGCGTCGCGGATGTGGGAGGCAATGGCCGAGTCGTGAAATTCGCGCAGCAAATCGCGGGAGCCGACGCGATGGACGGCGGCATAGGCGATCATCTTCCGTTCCTGACTGGCGTCGTCGATGTACAAGGTCCAGACGTAATCCTTTTCGACATAGCTGTCGACGGTTTCCGTATGGTAGCCCTTGTCCCAGAGGGCACTGCAAATGGGCCACAAGCTTTCGGCGCCGCGCGGCTTGAAGGAACCGATGCCGATTTCCCGGGCTTCCAGGACGTGCTTATAGGCCGGTTCGCGCAGATAAAGGTTATTGTCGTAAATGAAATTCTGGGCCACGGCGTCGATGAGGTTGGAAATATCCCGGTTGAGGTCGATGTTCTCGCGTATCTTCGTCGAACTGATGTCTTCGTAGAATTTGTCCAGAGTCAGGCGGATGACCTTGCCCTGGATGCCGTAAGTCTTTTCCGGCTGGTCCGTTTCCGGGTTTTCCCGGGTCTCCCGGGCAAAGGCGATGTGGTTCACCGTATGGATCGAATCGGGAGTCGGCACGGCCCGGTAGGCCGAGGCATTCTCGATGACGTCCGTCCCGACGGCGATGTACAGGTCCCGGCCGGCAAAGATTTCCTTGAGCTTCTTGATGTCCGCCGGATTGGCGATGTTGATGGGGATATCATCGGGGAAAGGATACATATTCTCTTCATCGGCGACGGACATATTCATGATCTTGCGGCGCATGAGCCGCGGCTGGGTATGCTTGGACCAGGAAAATTCATCGAGGGCCAGGTAAATATCGAAGCCCAGGTCGCGTATCTTGCAGGCCACGGCCTTATGGCCCAGGCTGAAGGGGTCGAAGGTCCCCGGATAGAAGCAGGGCTTGCGGCCCTTTTCGAAGGCAAAGGAACCGCAGGCAAATTCATGCTGGCTGATATAGCGGTAGATGTGGTTGAGCACGGCCGAATTGCTGTAGAAATCCAGGTTCTCTTCACTATTTTCATCGAGGAGGACCAGGAGCTTCTTATAGCAATGGCTGAACAAGAAATCCTTCCGCTCTTCCGGCATGATCGGGCTGTGGAAGATGAATTTCCCCAAATCGCGGAAGGCGTCGCGGCTCAGCTCCTTATTGTAATGGGCGTAGGCCTTGATCATGATGTACAACAGCTGGCGCTGACGTTTGTCGTTGACTGCCGGGTCCTGGGAAAATTCCTTGGCAAATTCATCGAAATGTTCCAAAATGATGCCGACCGTCTGGACCATGGACGAAGCCAGGGGGATATTGACATTGAGTATCTGCCCTTCGATGGTCTTGACAAATTCGTCAAATTCCCGCGGCGGCAGCTTGAGGATCATCTTGCCCAGAAACTCCGGCACGTACTTGGATATCTGCGGGTCGCCGATTTCCAGGCCGTTGAACAGTTCCACCGTCAATTCATTCCGCTGGGCATAGGTCATGGTGGAAGCGATCTTGAGCAGGCTGTCGCCGGCGGCGCGGCGGACGAAAATGGATTCGCTGACCTTGAGGAGGTTGGTCAGATGCGTCCCCAGGTGCATGACGCTGCCGGCGTCGCTCTGGCCGTCGATATAGCGCAGCATGAGTTCCAGGTTGGCCACCTTGACGACCCAATGGGTCCCCATCTTGAGGTCGACCAGGAAGAGATTGCCTTCCCGTTCAAAAAAGGCATCCCGCCCTTCGGGCAGGTCCATGACCGTCAGCAGGTCTTTATAATACAAATCGTCGGAATAGTCGGCGAAGACGTGGCGGGCACAGTTGAGGGCAGCGACGCGCAGGTTGAAGGAATCGCTTTTCCTCGCCGTTTCGACGAAAGGTGCCGCTGCCGCCATGA containing:
- a CDS encoding glycosyltransferase family 2 protein, translated to MEHILDIIMIPIQVIIVFYSLYYFILACFGLMKRRERITVAPKNTFAAVICAHNEEKVVWQLIDNLKQLNYPKDMYDIYVVADNCTDHTADICREHGAIVKVRTNKEQVGKGYALDWMFSQMLAQEKQYDAFVVFDADNLVHPEFLREMNNHLCKGEKVIQGYMDSKNPTDSWIAGTFSIAFWLINHMWHLAKYNIGLSTALGGTGMCIATEIVRKYGWGCDCLTEDMEFSMKVLLEGVRTCWAHDAIIYDEKVVGFMQSCRQRKRWAQGQCDCGERFIPKLFARGIKTGNIRMLDGIITLSQPFFMMASTIYAVLASINSYLPFYTNILNAIVPVQIWTIIGVGQYLIPVIVLLQIKVPPKSWAYLIIYPIFMYSWIPVNFLGFKDRHKMKWSHTLHTRALSYESAALLRKENKK
- a CDS encoding CDP-alcohol phosphatidyltransferase family protein codes for the protein MKNVIPCLFTSGNLSFGVLSMIMTLHGLYTWAGVCILLAMVCDACDGRSARALGVAGDFGKELDSLSDVVSFGAASAFLIYSYSLQSLGWIGAIPAIIYAALGGIRLARFNLNTGVIHGYFQGMPIPNGGCLIATYVISGAVLPAWLLAIFVVLLGYHLVSKVHNPDFKGASPDVLHKSALAIALVFGALVLAFVDWHLVITMPFLLYIVFGLVNTAMNVAAAR
- a CDS encoding phosphatidylserine decarboxylase codes for the protein MNKPYIVEDGYPFIIVPLLLAVAAGYFLNAYVAVLPLLLAGYFTYFFRNPSRTIPADERLLVSPADGTVVGVEDVEEDSYLNQKCRKIIIFLSIFDAHVNRAPLAGTIDFQQYTCGRFRPAYKEGVGYENERYSIGIHSAHTDILVTIIAGILARRIVSWVTLGDELQHGQLYGMIKFGSCAEIYVRDNVEITVKKGDKVRGGESVIGRIVQ
- a CDS encoding WecB/TagA/CpsF family glycosyltransferase, whose amino-acid sequence is MISTIDILSIPIWNVTMEEARNLAFKCIDEGRAASIATANAEMVMRAQTDRELAHILQHADLVVPDGAGVLWAAEQQGKKFKERVTGVDLACSLLQEAAARQTPVYLFGGAPGIAEQAAANVQQQIGSLHIAGTHSGFFSADEEKDIIEDIRSQGTRILLVALGVPKQEKWISEHLYELGPCVCMGVGGTFDVLAGKAGRAPKWMQDNRLEWLYRLLKEPTRFKRMLALPKFVAAVKLGGRAK
- the guaB gene encoding IMP dehydrogenase is translated as MRSDKFGMRGLTFDDVLLVPAKSDVLPKEVDVSTNLTRDIKLNIPIMSSGMDTVTEAPMAIAVAREGGIGVIHKNMSIAAQAREVDKVKRSEHGIIIDPIFLHPDNLLADANELMGKYRISGVPITVDGKLVGIITNRDMRFEEDMSRRIGDIMTKENLITAPVGTSLAEAKEILRKHRIEKLPLVDKEGNLQGLITIKDIEKATKYPNSAKDGNGRLLVAAAVGVTHDMTDRLDALVAAKVDVVVIDTAHGHSLGVLNTLKEIKKMYPHLPVIAGNVATGAATEALIECGVDAVKVGIGPGSICTTRIVAGIGVPQITAVYECAKVAQRYGIPIIADGGIKYSGDMAKAIAAGGNVVMMGNLLAGTEESPGETVIYQGRSYKEYRGMGSLAAMECGSKDRYFQEDAKKLVPEGIEGRVPYKGPAADTIYQMVGGLRASMGYCGCHNIKEMIENTQFIQITAAGLRESHPHDVNITKEAPNYSVN
- the recG gene encoding ATP-dependent DNA helicase RecG; the encoded protein is MNFSIRDLKGIGPRKEALFARLHLATVSDLLQYFPRDYEDRSHIWPIGQAPCGTGKSLVLCGTVASVQEMRPRRGLSLLKVRVSDGTGAVELVWFNQAFKKRQLRVGMTLTAFGKLEWAYGRRQMNGPDTEEGRAEGEGFVPLYGLTDGLRQQDIRKAVRQALDLAREHLDILPGWDGCRQSPFATMPTLEAYEQIHFPDSMEKREQARRQLAFEELFDMQLGLLLRRRHEGKRQGLKCSPNGKLLKTFYEHLPFTLTKGQTQAFLDIQADMESEVPMQRLVQGDVGSGKTVVAALALAKIVENGYQGALMAPTGILAAQHYDEFCRLFQGLDVRIALLTGRTTAKERKQLLADLADGRIDILIGTHALIQDDVAFRCLGLVVTDEQHRFGVRQRSALEQKGKEPHALFMTATPIPRTLTLSLYGDLDVSSIREMPPGRKRVKTYAVGEALRRRVYVFMDKLMAQGQQCYVVCPLVEASETVDLQAATELYEQLRTQVFTKRPCGLVHGRMAGKEKEAVMEAFQKGDIQLLVATSVIEVGVNVPNATVMFIDGAERFGLAQLHQLRGRVGRGDQQAYCILMAKGGSDETRQRLKWMEQIHDGFTLAEKDLLLRGSGQLFGYMQHGLPDLKAADILSDVPILAAARDAARQWWLDHEDTAQAEAPLKRRFGQTFAGLLNN
- the rpmB gene encoding 50S ribosomal protein L28 — its product is MANFCEICGKGTMSGMNVSHSHLKTKKTWKPNIQRVRAVVDGEVKRVNVCTRCLRSGKVQRDV
- a CDS encoding flavodoxin family protein encodes the protein MLLVVKVGWDEAGHTERIGRVLSRALEGRTYQVIEREKAFLRWCVRTRAEKEGTAVLFAVALPKAGVSLSYVHLVSCLVRHRHCLAGCRGAVLVDGQGEFFTKKIGRELIFFANQAGCVFPGKPLVEATGSLYNFNTQAQIQGLSNEEAYAVSAGRLVSKLLAFTRPDGTGKTKDVVVLHASSRRTSNTLLLWEMVQRHLQGKARVTEISLRNGTVVDCRGCSYETCLHFGEKGDCFYGGVMVEKVYPAVRKGDVIVLVCPNYNDAVSANIMAFFNRLTALFRKEEAAFARKEVYALVVSGYSGGDIVAEQVIDAMNCNKNFILPPYFALIETANAPKSILQNEGIEDRAARLARYICM